In one Chelmon rostratus isolate fCheRos1 chromosome 7, fCheRos1.pri, whole genome shotgun sequence genomic region, the following are encoded:
- the zgc:165508 gene encoding protein FAM131A, giving the protein MVLTALTQFGCKVNVDDTIEMLPKSRRALTIQEIAALARSSLHGISQVVKDHVTKPTAMAQGRVAHLIEWKGWCKPIDTPAALESDFNSYSDLTEGEQEARFAAGVAEQFAIAEAKLRAWSSVDGDESNDDSYDEDFLPANEPTTQSTDVPSYPPYLKDLIHSQLCQHLGLRGPCCEGGGGGGEGGGSGEPSPTAGSPDTLCSSLCSLDEQHPLLRDLGGHRGTHSHSNAAELAAKILSALQGGEELLLARLQRVGQSGSGGGDCGFHSLGGGGRGIRPCRGQDSPCYSMSYSETYLSPGEDDDSPCKDYGSTVCQVEAEGNGVEYPPDYDPRRRVSDVASSGVVSLDEEDEDEEERAGEPNNQ; this is encoded by the exons GTGAATGTTGATGACACCATTGAAATGTTACCAAAATCAAGAAGAGCTCTCACCATTCAAGAGATTGCTGCATTAGCGCGATCATCCCTGCACG GTATTTCCCAGGTAGTGAAGGACCATGTGACGAAGCCTACAGCAATGGCTCAGGGCAGAGTGGCCCACCTGATAGAGTGGAAAGGCTGGTGCAAGCCTATCGACACTCCAGCAGCCCTGGAATCAGACTTCAACTCTTACTCCGACCTCACTGAGGGAGAACAGGAGGCACGCTTTGCTGCCG gtgTGGCGGAGCAGTTCGCTATAGCAGAGGCTAAGCTGAGGGCCTGGTCCTCCGTGGACGGCGACGAGTCCAACGATGACTCATATGACGAGGACTTTCTGCCTGCCAACGAGCCAACCACACAGAGCACAg ATGTGCCATCATATCCTCCCTACTTGAAGGACCTGATCCACAGCCAGCTCTGCCAGCACCTGGGCCTGCGAGGGCCCTGTTgcgagggtggaggaggaggtggagaggggggTGGCAGTGGAGAGCCCTCCCCCACTGCGGGCTCCCCGGACACCCTGTGCTCCAGCCTCTGCAGCCTGGATGAGCAGCACCCGCTGCTGCGCGACCTGGGCGGCCACCGCGGCACCCACTCCCACAGCAACGCCGCCGAGCTCGCCGCCAAGATCCTGTCAGCGctgcagggaggggaggagctgctgctggcccGACTTCAGAGGGTGGGGCAGAGCGGGTCTGGCGGGGGAGACTGCGGGTTCCACAGCCTGGGCGGGGGAGGGCGGGGTATCAGGCCCTGCAGGGGTCAGGACTCTCCTTGCTACTCCATGTCTTACTCTGAGACATACCTGTCACCCGGCGAGGATGACGACAGCCCCTGCAAGGACTATGGGAGCACTGTGTGCCAGGTGGAGGCGGAGGGCAACGGAGTGGAGTACCCACCCGACTACGACCCACGCAGGAGGGTCTCCGACGTGGCTTCCTCTGGGGTTGTGTCTctggatgaggaggatgaagatgaggaggagagggcggGAGAGCCAAACAACCAATGA